From Elaeis guineensis isolate ETL-2024a chromosome 16, EG11, whole genome shotgun sequence, a single genomic window includes:
- the LOC105059221 gene encoding nuclear transcription factor Y subunit C-2-like, translating to MRQAGTYSAILSGGVSGRTGPHSLPLARIKKIMKRSGDDVKMISGEAPIVFSKACELFIEELTQRAWMMTLQGKRRTLHKEDVAAAVMATDIFDFLVEMVSDSNGTQMAPATKSNISVAER from the coding sequence ATGAGGCAGGCAGGAACGTACTCTGCTATCCTCTCGGGTGGAGTGTCCGGGAGAACCGGGCCCCACTCGCTTCCACTGGCAAGGATAAAGAAGATCATGAAGCGATCAGGTGATGACGTGAAGATGATATCGGGGGAGGCGCCGATTGTGTTCTCCAAGGCATGCGAGCTCTTCATTGAGGAGCTTACGCAGAGGGCATGGATGATGACCCTCCAAGGCAAGAGGAGGACCCTCCACAAGGAGGATGTTGCAGCTGCTGTCATGGCCACCGATATCTTTGACTTCCTCGTCGAGATGGTGTCCGATTCTAATGGCACTCAGATGGCCCCAGCTACCAAGTCTAATATCAGTGTGGCGGAAAGATAG
- the LOC105059027 gene encoding LOW QUALITY PROTEIN: remorin (The sequence of the model RefSeq protein was modified relative to this genomic sequence to represent the inferred CDS: deleted 2 bases in 1 codon) gives MGEEEAKEAEALDEAKEAEALDEAAAAPPWMRRRRHPEDKPDDPETVAVVEKVAGSPPPKESSAGSVDRDAVLERVATEKRMSLIKAWEESEKTRAENKI, from the exons atGGGGGAGGAAGAGGCAAAGGAGGCTGAGGCCTTGGATGAGGCGAAGGAGGCGGAGGCCTTGGATGAGGCGGCGGCGGCGCCGCCTTGGATGAGGCGCCGCCGCCAC CCGGAGGACAAGCCCGACGATCCCGAAACTGTCGCTGTCGTGGAGA AGGTTGCAGGTTCTCCTCCACCAAAGGAAAGCTCAGCGGGTTCAGTTGATAGAG ATGCTGTTCTTGAACGGGTAGCAACTGAAAAGAGAATGTCCTTGATCAAAGCATGGGAGGAAAGTGAAAAGACCAGAGCTGAGAATAAGATAtga
- the LOC105059028 gene encoding probable ascorbate-specific transmembrane electron transporter 1: MAGLRAEVFTYVAHALAVAAAVLVLVWCIHFRGGLAFESTNKSLIFNVHPVLMLIGFIIIGSEAIMSYRALPLSKEVKKRIHLILQAIAIVLGAVGIYAAFKYHNESGIANLYSLHSWIGLGTICLYGIQWILGFITFFYPGAALDFKQVALPWHALFGLFVYALAVGAAELGFLEKLTFLEESDVAKFGSEAFLVNFTALVVIFLGAFVVISTVSPNHEEDPHDYTTVADD, from the exons atggcAGGGTTGAGAGCTGAGGTGTTCACGTATGTGGCCCATGCGCTTGCAGTGGCGGCAGCGGTGCTGGTGCTGGTGTGGTGCATCCACTTCCGGGGTGGCCTTGCCTTCGAGTCCACCAACAAATCTCTCATCTTTAAT GTTCATCCAGTTCTCATGCTGATTGGATTCATTATCATTGGAAGTGAAG ccataatGAGCTATAGAGCTCTTCCTTTGAGCAAAGAAGTAAAGAAACGGATCCACTTGATTCTTCAAGCGATTGCTATTGTGCTTGGTGCCGTAGGAATCTATGCTGCCTTCAAGTATCACAATGAAAGTGGAATCGCCAATCTCTACAGCTTGCATTCATGGATTGGGCTTGGTACAATATGTCTTTATGGCATTCAG TGGATTCTTGGCTTCATCACCTTCTTCTATCCGGGTGCTGCACTGGACTTCAAACAAGTTGCTCTTCCATGGCATGCGTTATTCGGGCTCTTCGTCTATGCACTGGCCGTAGGAGCTGCTGAGTTAGGCTTTCTAGAGAAGCTCACATTCCTCGAGGAGTCGGATGTCGCCAAGTTTGGTTCAGAAGCCTTCTTGGTCAATTTCACTGCCCTCGTAGTAATATTTTTAGGAGCCTTTGTGGTGATATCCACCGTTTCTCCTAACCATGAAGAAGACCCTCATGATTACACCACTGTAGCCGATGATTAG